In a single window of the Acinetobacter sp. CS-2 genome:
- a CDS encoding H-NS family nucleoid-associated regulatory protein — MEIENLSKDQLECLIKKAQNQIVVVENRNLDDGYLKMFEIAKELGLTILELNEHGENRKLNKKPVVKADPKYRNPNNHKEVWAGRGKRPSWLNREIESGKTLESFLIV, encoded by the coding sequence ATGGAAATTGAAAACCTAAGTAAAGACCAGTTAGAATGCCTAATTAAAAAGGCACAAAACCAAATTGTTGTAGTAGAGAATAGGAACCTTGATGATGGTTATCTCAAAATGTTTGAGATCGCTAAAGAATTAGGCTTAACTATTCTTGAATTAAATGAGCACGGCGAAAATCGTAAATTAAATAAAAAGCCAGTGGTTAAAGCAGATCCTAAATATCGCAACCCGAATAACCACAAAGAAGTGTGGGCCGGTCGTGGTAAACGTCCATCCTGGTTAAATCGTGAGATTGAATCTGGTAAAACATTAGAAAGTTTTCTTATCGTATAA